TTGTGGGCCGAAACGGTGCCGGGAAGAGCACCCTGATGAAACTAATCACTGGCCTGACCGAAAGAACTGCTGGTGAACTGGAACTCTTCGGGCAAACAGAAGACTTGTTTAAGCAAAGACGGCGGATTGGTGCCATCGTGGAGACTCCGGAGTTTTTCCCCTATTTCTCTGGTGAGCAAAACTTAGAGTATTTCCGCCGGCAACGAGGGATCGTTGACCCAGGGGTAGTCGAGCGTGCCCTTCGGCAAGTGGGTTTGGCAGATGCAGGAAGGAAGAAGTTCAAAGCCTATTCCTTAGGTATGAAACAACGTTTAGGGTTAGCCCTAGCTTTGATGGGAGAACCTGATGTGCTGGTGCTTGATGAGCCGGTCAATGGTATTGATCCAGCCGGGATTGTAGAAATGCGTCATTTGCTGTTGCGGCTTAACCAGGAAAAACACATCACCATTTTGATCAGTAGTCATATCTTGGCGGAACTGTCTAATTTGGCGACGCGCTTTGCTATTATCGATCAGGGGGTTATTCTCGAGGAGCTTTCTGCTGAGGAATTAGCCCTTAAGTCCCGAGCGTATATTGAATTGCGAACAGAGCAGCCCAGACGTGCTGTGGCAATTTTGGAGCGGGATCTTGGCTTTACCCAGTTTTTGGTGGACGCGCATGGTCAGATCCGGCTTTTTGAAGGGTTTGATCAGCTTGGTGCCATCAGCCAGAAACTCGTTCAGGAAAACGTGGGATTGCTCGGGATGGAGCAAAGACATGACTCCTTGGAAGATTACTTCCTAAATCTGATCGGAGGTGGTCGTCATGCTCAACTATCTTAGATCAGAGTGTTACCGTCATCTGCGGCAGCGCAGCCTGTGGCTCTTCTTTTTGTTCTGTCTTGCTGTGATTGTCATGTGCGCTTGGTCCTTCAAAAAAGCAGGTACGGCTCCCATCACCACGGAGAGATTCCTTAACTTCGGATTAACATCGATTTTATTGCTAGGGGCGATTATTTTCTCCGCGGTCTTTTCTGCCTTTGTCCACAAGGAAAGAGGGATTCATGTGCAGATGATTTCCTCCGGCATGACCCGCGGAAGGATCTTCTTTGGTGATTATGTTTCCCTCATGCTGATGACTGTGGTGTTTGCAGCAGTATTGAGTGGCATTTCCATTGCGGTAGGGGCTATCGTCTTCCCCAAAAGCGCGGGAGGGAACCTTAGCTTGGTCGCACTAGATTTCCTGAAAACCATTGGTGGGGTCTGCTTAGTGCTTGTTCCCTGGAATGCGATGGCTTTAGGGTTAAATTACCTGGTGCCTAATAAGGGAGCGGCGATCACCATTTTCTTTGCAGTGGGTTTGATTTCCTACCCCATTGTCGGAGCGTTGTCTTTAAGGCATGAGTTTCTTACGGTATTGTTGGAGTTTTACCCCATGACTCACCTGGAAATGCTTCTACGGCACAGCCTTCAGGCCAAAGAGTTTACTGTTTGCGTTGTAGGTAACTTGGCTGTTTGGTTTGGGTTGGGCACCATAGCATACTTCAGACGGGAGTTGTAGGACTTATACAGGGCTGGACCATTTTTGTAGAGGGGAGAAGATGCAAGGATATGAAACTGGCCATACTTGTGCTTACTGTGCTCTGCTTGCTTCTTCTTGGATTGTTAGTGATTATGCTAAGACAAATCCGTTCCATTCTCGGCCAGCTTAAGACCATTGAGCCGAATCAGCTAAGTAACATGCAGCTTCGTCTTGACGAAGCTGCCCCGGGGTTTGACAAGCTGTTGGTTGGCATCAATAGGTTGCTCAATCACAGTCGCAAAGTGAACCGGGACCTGGAGCGACAGAAACGGAACCTGCAATCGCAAATCACTAGCATCTCCCATGACCTGCGCACGCCACTTACCTCGATCCTCGGCTATCTTGAGCTGGCGGAAAGCTCCGAGAGCGCCGAGGAGCGAGGGCTGTACATAGACGTGGTAAAGCGCAAGGCCATCATTTTGCAGAACCTAATCACCGATTTTTATGAGCTGTCCCAGCTAGAAGAGGAGGAGTATCCCCTGGAACTGGAGACGGTCTCCTGCGTCCCGCTCCTGGAAGATACGGTATTAACCTTTTACCAGGATTTTATCAGACGTGGTCTGAAATTGGAGCTGGATATTCAAGAAACACCCCCCATACGGCTGTCCCGCAAAGAACTTGTCCGTGTCTATACGAATCTGATTCAAAACATCATTAAGCATGCCAAGATCCACGCACGTATTTTCCACGGGCAACTGAACGGTCAGATTGTCACCATCCTGGAAAACGACCTTGATAGTCAGGTCGTCTTGGAGCCCCAGCGTTTGTTTGAACGCTTCTACACTGTGGATCCGAGCCGACATGGTAGTGGTACTGGCTTGGGGCTATATATTGCGCGGATCCTGCTTGGTAAAATGGGTCATCAGATTAAGG
This is a stretch of genomic DNA from Limnochordia bacterium. It encodes these proteins:
- a CDS encoding ABC transporter ATP-binding protein encodes the protein MNVFVRTDNLCKKYGHTYALRDASIEIHQGDIYGIVGRNGAGKSTLMKLITGLTERTAGELELFGQTEDLFKQRRRIGAIVETPEFFPYFSGEQNLEYFRRQRGIVDPGVVERALRQVGLADAGRKKFKAYSLGMKQRLGLALALMGEPDVLVLDEPVNGIDPAGIVEMRHLLLRLNQEKHITILISSHILAELSNLATRFAIIDQGVILEELSAEELALKSRAYIELRTEQPRRAVAILERDLGFTQFLVDAHGQIRLFEGFDQLGAISQKLVQENVGLLGMEQRHDSLEDYFLNLIGGGRHAQLS
- a CDS encoding HAMP domain-containing histidine kinase, which encodes MKLAILVLTVLCLLLLGLLVIMLRQIRSILGQLKTIEPNQLSNMQLRLDEAAPGFDKLLVGINRLLNHSRKVNRDLERQKRNLQSQITSISHDLRTPLTSILGYLELAESSESAEERGLYIDVVKRKAIILQNLITDFYELSQLEEEEYPLELETVSCVPLLEDTVLTFYQDFIRRGLKLELDIQETPPIRLSRKELVRVYTNLIQNIIKHAKIHARIFHGQLNGQIVTILENDLDSQVVLEPQRLFERFYTVDPSRHGSGTGLGLYIARILLGKMGHQIKAAQSGQLIRFVITYGTSAPPSRSVLD